A window from Micromonospora profundi encodes these proteins:
- the thrC gene encoding threonine synthase, protein MWRGLIEAYRDRLPVTAATPVVTLHEGNTPLLPAPVLSARLGCDVYLKVEGANPTGSFKDRGMTVAVSKAVEAGNKAIICASTGNTSASAAAYAARAGLTCAVLVPQGKIALGKLAQALVHGAKLLQVSGNFDDCLALAAKLAQDHPVALVNSVNIDRLQGQKTAAFEIVEALGDAPDIHCLPVGNAGNISAYWMGYSEDYAAGTTTRAPKMYGFQASGAAPIVTGQVVPEPSTIATAIRIGNPASWTKALDARDASGGLIAAVTDREILSAYRLLAREVGVFVELGSAASVAGLLQQAAAGAVPAGSTVVCTVTGHGLKDPEWAISTAPAPLTIANDPLAAARALDLA, encoded by the coding sequence ATGTGGCGGGGTCTGATCGAGGCGTACCGGGATCGGCTGCCGGTCACCGCGGCCACGCCCGTCGTCACGTTGCACGAGGGGAACACCCCGCTGCTTCCGGCGCCGGTGCTCTCGGCCCGCCTCGGCTGTGACGTCTACCTCAAGGTGGAGGGCGCCAACCCGACCGGCTCCTTCAAGGACCGGGGGATGACCGTCGCGGTCTCCAAGGCGGTCGAGGCCGGCAACAAGGCGATCATCTGCGCCTCCACCGGCAACACCAGCGCGTCGGCCGCGGCGTACGCGGCCCGCGCCGGTCTGACCTGCGCGGTGCTGGTGCCGCAGGGCAAGATCGCGCTGGGCAAGCTGGCCCAGGCGCTCGTGCACGGGGCGAAGCTGCTCCAGGTGAGCGGCAACTTCGACGACTGCCTGGCGCTGGCCGCCAAGCTCGCCCAGGACCACCCGGTCGCGCTCGTCAACTCGGTGAACATCGACAGGCTCCAGGGTCAGAAGACCGCCGCCTTCGAGATCGTCGAGGCGCTCGGCGACGCGCCTGACATCCACTGCCTGCCGGTCGGCAACGCCGGCAACATCTCCGCCTACTGGATGGGTTACTCCGAGGACTACGCCGCCGGCACCACGACCCGCGCACCGAAGATGTACGGCTTCCAGGCCTCCGGTGCGGCCCCGATCGTGACCGGCCAGGTCGTGCCGGAGCCGTCGACAATCGCGACAGCGATCCGGATCGGCAACCCGGCGAGCTGGACCAAGGCCCTCGACGCGCGGGACGCCTCCGGCGGTCTGATCGCGGCGGTGACCGACCGGGAGATCCTCTCCGCGTACCGGCTGCTGGCCCGCGAGGTCGGGGTCTTCGTCGAGTTGGGCAGCGCGGCCAGCGTGGCGGGTCTGCTCCAGCAGGCCGCCGCGGGTGCGGTGCCGGCGGGTTCGACGGTCGTCTGCACGGTGACGGGGCACGGCCTGAAGGACCCGGAGTGGGCGATCTCCACCGCGCCCGCGCCGCTCACCATCGCCAACGATCCGCTGGCTGCGGCCCGCGCTCTCGACCTGGCCTGA
- a CDS encoding efflux RND transporter permease subunit, producing MSLLARFSLANRGLVALIAVVITAFGAFAVPSLKQQLLPSLEFPGAFIVAAYPGAGPEIVESQVTEPIERALQGIPGLDKISSTSREGSATVQVQYVFGTDLDDAVNKMQTALSRIDTQLPESVDPQVIAGGTDDLPAVVLAASGTGDERALAEKLRATVVPELESIEGVRAVEVTGARDDIVVITPDQAKLAAAKLPPTAIGSALKTNGVSVPAGAVAADGLTLPVQVGTPVATLDDLRGIVVAPGATPVRLGDVATVEQTLAPATALTRTNGKESLGIMVTATPDGNAVEISHEIRDRLADLKEAASAELTVVFDQAPFVEKSIESLTTEGLLGLVMAVIVILVFLLSVRSTVVTAVSIPLSVLVALLALWIGDYSLNLLTLGALTIAVGRVVDDSIVVLENIKRHLEYGEEKQAAIITGVREVAGAVTASTLTTVAVFAPIALVGGFVGQLFAPFAITVTVALLASLLVSLTVIPVLAYWFLKPSGGTVDDEAVRREAEEKELRNPLQRAYLPVIGFATRKRSTRWITVGLGLLVLFGTFGLAQKLETNFLDDSGQDTLSFRQELPAGSGLAATDEAAKQVEAVLGRLDGVETYQVTAGGGDNPFARGGGNNVATWSLTLDGDTDAKEMRARLREEFDKLGIDKEEITFAGGQDASTSQLEVIVQGSDREVLARAAEAARTAMAGVPDVEDVSTSLAEQVPRVNVAVDRVAAGRVGLTEAAVGQLVAQAFRGAPLGQVALDGRQQDVVLRLSATAPVSVEELRALPVGPVKLDDIADITQAEGPQQVTRIDGERSVSVTGTATGSNLGATSQELQKRLDAIDVPGATFTIGGVSADQADAFGDLGLAVLAAIAIVFLIMVATFRSLTQALILLISIPFAATGAIGLLLITGTPMGVPALIGVLMLVGIVVTNAIVLLDLINQYRAQGMGVQEAVVEGGRRRLRPILMTAIATIFALLPMALGLTGEGGFISQPLAVVVIGGLLSSTLLTLILVPTLYTMVEHTKGALRDRRRRGRSGDEAVDRPSGPETAEPSSPNQVAVPAGAPTSRAASGAGSTAVGEGSQPPAGRPSGALVDGTDQFEVLRLPRSRTSPLPPSEPTE from the coding sequence ATGTCGCTGCTCGCCAGATTCAGCCTCGCCAACCGTGGGCTCGTCGCCCTCATCGCGGTGGTGATCACGGCGTTCGGAGCGTTCGCCGTGCCGTCGTTGAAGCAGCAACTGCTGCCATCACTGGAGTTTCCCGGCGCGTTCATCGTGGCCGCCTACCCCGGCGCCGGTCCCGAGATCGTCGAGTCCCAGGTGACCGAGCCGATCGAGAGGGCGCTCCAGGGCATCCCCGGCCTCGACAAGATCAGCTCAACCTCCCGGGAGGGGTCGGCGACCGTCCAGGTCCAGTACGTGTTCGGCACCGACCTGGACGACGCGGTCAACAAGATGCAGACCGCGCTGAGCCGGATCGACACCCAGCTGCCGGAGAGCGTCGACCCGCAGGTCATCGCGGGCGGCACCGACGACCTGCCGGCGGTGGTGCTGGCCGCGTCAGGAACCGGTGACGAGCGGGCCCTCGCCGAGAAGTTGCGTGCGACTGTGGTGCCGGAGCTGGAGAGCATCGAGGGGGTGCGTGCGGTCGAGGTGACCGGCGCCCGCGACGACATCGTGGTGATCACCCCGGACCAGGCGAAGCTGGCCGCGGCGAAGCTCCCGCCGACCGCGATCGGGTCCGCGCTCAAGACCAACGGTGTGTCGGTGCCCGCCGGTGCGGTCGCCGCGGACGGACTGACCCTGCCGGTGCAGGTCGGTACGCCGGTCGCCACCCTTGACGACCTGCGCGGCATCGTTGTCGCGCCCGGCGCGACCCCGGTCCGTCTCGGTGACGTGGCGACCGTCGAGCAGACGCTCGCCCCGGCCACCGCGCTCACCCGGACCAACGGCAAGGAAAGCCTCGGCATCATGGTCACCGCAACGCCGGACGGCAACGCGGTGGAGATCTCGCACGAGATCCGGGACCGGCTGGCCGACCTCAAGGAAGCCGCCAGCGCCGAGTTGACGGTGGTCTTCGACCAGGCGCCGTTCGTCGAGAAGTCGATCGAGTCGTTGACCACCGAAGGTCTGCTGGGCCTGGTGATGGCTGTCATCGTCATCCTGGTCTTCCTGCTGTCGGTGCGCTCCACAGTGGTCACAGCGGTCTCCATCCCGCTGTCCGTGCTTGTGGCGCTGCTCGCCCTGTGGATCGGCGACTACTCGCTCAACCTGCTCACCCTCGGCGCGTTGACAATCGCGGTGGGCCGGGTGGTGGACGACTCGATCGTCGTGCTGGAGAACATCAAACGGCACCTGGAGTACGGCGAGGAGAAGCAGGCCGCGATCATCACCGGCGTCCGCGAGGTGGCCGGCGCGGTGACCGCGTCCACCCTCACGACGGTGGCGGTGTTTGCGCCGATCGCGCTCGTCGGCGGGTTCGTCGGGCAGCTCTTCGCCCCGTTCGCGATCACCGTGACCGTGGCGCTGCTCGCCTCGCTGCTGGTCTCGCTGACAGTGATCCCCGTACTGGCGTACTGGTTCCTCAAGCCGTCCGGCGGCACTGTCGACGACGAGGCGGTGCGACGCGAGGCGGAGGAGAAGGAGCTCCGCAACCCGTTGCAGCGGGCGTACCTGCCGGTCATCGGGTTCGCCACCCGCAAGCGGTCGACCCGTTGGATCACCGTCGGGCTCGGCCTGCTGGTGCTCTTCGGCACGTTCGGACTGGCGCAGAAGCTGGAAACCAACTTCCTGGACGACTCGGGGCAGGACACGCTGAGCTTCCGCCAGGAGCTGCCTGCCGGCAGTGGGCTGGCAGCCACCGACGAGGCGGCCAAGCAGGTCGAGGCGGTCCTCGGACGGCTCGACGGGGTCGAGACGTACCAGGTGACAGCGGGTGGCGGCGACAACCCGTTCGCGCGCGGCGGCGGCAACAACGTCGCGACCTGGTCGCTGACGCTCGACGGCGACACCGACGCCAAGGAGATGCGCGCGCGGCTGCGCGAGGAGTTCGACAAGCTCGGCATCGACAAGGAGGAGATCACCTTCGCCGGCGGGCAGGACGCCTCGACCAGCCAACTGGAGGTGATCGTCCAGGGCAGCGACAGGGAGGTGCTGGCCCGCGCCGCCGAGGCCGCCCGGACGGCGATGGCCGGGGTGCCGGACGTCGAAGACGTGTCCACGAGCCTCGCCGAGCAGGTGCCGCGCGTCAACGTGGCCGTCGACCGGGTCGCCGCCGGTCGGGTCGGGCTCACCGAGGCCGCTGTGGGTCAGCTCGTGGCGCAGGCGTTCCGTGGCGCCCCGCTGGGTCAGGTGGCGCTCGACGGCCGCCAGCAGGACGTCGTGCTGCGGTTGAGCGCGACGGCGCCGGTCTCGGTGGAGGAGTTGCGTGCCCTTCCGGTCGGGCCGGTGAAGCTCGACGACATCGCTGACATCACGCAGGCCGAGGGCCCGCAGCAGGTCACCCGGATCGACGGTGAGCGCAGCGTCTCGGTGACCGGCACGGCGACCGGCTCGAACCTGGGCGCGACCAGCCAGGAGTTGCAGAAGCGGCTGGACGCGATCGACGTACCGGGGGCGACCTTCACCATCGGCGGGGTCAGCGCCGACCAGGCGGACGCCTTCGGCGACCTGGGCCTGGCGGTGCTGGCCGCCATCGCGATCGTGTTCCTGATCATGGTGGCCACGTTCCGCAGCCTCACCCAGGCGTTGATCCTGCTGATCTCGATCCCGTTCGCGGCGACCGGTGCGATCGGCCTGCTGCTCATCACCGGGACGCCGATGGGCGTACCGGCGTTGATCGGCGTGCTGATGCTCGTCGGCATCGTGGTGACAAACGCGATCGTGCTGCTCGACCTCATCAACCAGTACCGGGCGCAGGGCATGGGCGTCCAGGAGGCGGTGGTCGAGGGCGGCCGGCGCCGACTGCGCCCGATCCTGATGACCGCCATCGCGACGATCTTCGCGCTGTTGCCGATGGCGCTCGGGTTGACCGGCGAGGGCGGTTTCATCTCCCAGCCGCTTGCGGTGGTGGTGATCGGTGGCCTGCTCAGCTCGACGCTGTTGACGCTGATCCTCGTGCCGACGCTCTACACGATGGTGGAGCACACGAAGGGCGCGTTGCGGGACCGGCGTCGCCGTGGACGTTCCGGGGACGAGGCGGTGGACCGGCCTTCGGGTCCGGAGACAGCCGAGCCGTCCAGCCCGAACCAGGTGGCGGTGCCGGCCGGCGCACCTACGTCCCGGGCTGCCTCGGGCGCCGGGTCAACGGCTGTGGGGGAGGGCTCGCAACCGCCCGCTGGGCGGCCCTCGGGCGCGTTGGTGGACGGCACCGACCAGTTCGAGGTGCTACGGCTGCCCCGTAGTCGCACCTCGCCGTTGCCCCCGTCGGAGCCGACCGAGTAA
- a CDS encoding MFS transporter codes for MASTFSVITGNRSFRNLFLAELVVFGADWFVMVPLLVLLPHLTGSGVWGALVLAVDTGIVALLLPYTGTVADRFDRRKVMIAANVAALVGVLLLLGVRSAGTAWLALVAIGVVAVAKAFYSPAAQAALPNVLRPHELAAGNAVAGSAWGTMTVVGASLGGVLSSAAGPYICFWVAGVGLALAAGLATRIRRPLQAERDPELPVQRTWPAVREALGYIGHRPRVLALVTVKSAVGLGNGVLTVFPLLAGVYGVGPLGAGLLFAVRGAGALVGPILMRRVLTNRSWLLPGLAVSMSLYGLSYLGTSVVRWFPLVLLLVFLAHFAGGSNWVMSNFALQGEVPDRLRRRVFATDMMLATLAISVSQLAVALVVDVVDERVVLAGCGLVTLVYAIGWRIATRKLSLTDPVAEPVPNPTG; via the coding sequence GTGGCGTCCACCTTCTCGGTCATCACCGGCAACCGCAGCTTCCGCAACCTCTTCCTCGCCGAACTCGTGGTCTTCGGCGCCGACTGGTTCGTCATGGTCCCGCTGCTTGTGCTGCTGCCCCACCTGACCGGAAGCGGAGTCTGGGGCGCCCTGGTGCTGGCGGTGGACACCGGCATCGTGGCGCTGCTGCTGCCGTACACCGGCACGGTGGCCGACCGGTTCGACAGGCGGAAGGTCATGATCGCGGCGAACGTGGCCGCGCTGGTGGGCGTACTCCTGCTGCTCGGCGTGCGAAGCGCCGGCACGGCGTGGCTGGCGCTGGTGGCCATCGGCGTGGTCGCGGTCGCCAAGGCCTTCTACTCGCCGGCCGCCCAGGCCGCGCTGCCCAACGTGCTCCGGCCGCACGAACTGGCCGCAGGCAACGCGGTGGCGGGCTCGGCCTGGGGCACCATGACAGTGGTCGGCGCATCGCTCGGCGGCGTGCTCAGCTCGGCCGCCGGCCCGTACATCTGCTTCTGGGTGGCAGGGGTCGGCCTGGCGCTCGCCGCGGGCCTGGCCACCCGGATCCGCCGTCCGTTGCAGGCGGAGCGCGACCCGGAGCTGCCGGTCCAGCGGACCTGGCCGGCGGTCCGCGAGGCGCTCGGCTACATCGGGCACCGGCCCCGCGTGCTGGCGCTTGTCACAGTCAAGTCGGCGGTCGGTCTGGGCAACGGGGTGCTCACCGTGTTCCCGCTGCTCGCCGGCGTGTACGGGGTCGGTCCGCTCGGCGCCGGCCTGCTCTTCGCGGTACGCGGTGCCGGTGCGCTGGTGGGGCCGATCCTGATGCGTCGGGTGCTGACCAATCGGTCCTGGCTGCTTCCCGGGCTCGCCGTGTCCATGTCGCTGTACGGCCTGTCCTACCTGGGTACGTCGGTGGTCCGCTGGTTTCCCCTGGTGCTGCTGCTGGTCTTCCTGGCGCACTTCGCGGGCGGCAGCAACTGGGTGATGTCGAACTTCGCCCTTCAGGGCGAGGTGCCGGACCGGTTGCGCCGGCGTGTCTTCGCCACCGACATGATGCTCGCGACGCTCGCCATCTCGGTGAGCCAACTGGCGGTGGCCCTCGTGGTGGACGTCGTGGACGAACGGGTCGTGCTGGCCGGCTGTGGTCTGGTCACCCTCGTGTACGCGATCGGCTGGCGAATCGCCACCCGCAAGCTCTCGCTGACCGACCCGGTCGCCGAGCCGGTTCCGAACCCGACAGGCTGA
- the thrB gene encoding homoserine kinase: MPTNFTAGPVRVRVPATSANLGPGFDALGLALGLYDDLAAEVAPAGVRVTVTGQGAGELPTDDRHLVVRAMRATFDVLGGQPAGLAVECVNRIPQARGLGSSSAAIVAGVLLARALVTDGEDRLDEPGVLGLAAEIEGHPDNVAPCLLGGFTLAWSEPTGARAVSLAVAEGVRPTVFVPSERGLTATARAALPATVPHADAAFTAGRAALLVHALTADPSLLLPATVDRLHQDYRAAGMPATFALVNELRAAGVAAVVSGAGPTVLALSEPPADFPLGTDWEFWKLPIDVSGARVARGRLGHAERDPVAAGRKS, encoded by the coding sequence GTGCCGACGAACTTCACCGCTGGGCCGGTCCGGGTCCGGGTCCCCGCCACCAGCGCCAACCTGGGCCCCGGCTTCGACGCGCTCGGTCTCGCCCTCGGGCTCTACGACGACCTGGCTGCCGAGGTCGCGCCCGCCGGCGTCCGGGTGACGGTGACCGGTCAGGGCGCGGGCGAGTTGCCGACCGACGACCGGCACCTGGTGGTACGGGCCATGCGCGCGACTTTCGACGTGCTCGGCGGGCAACCCGCCGGGCTGGCCGTGGAGTGCGTCAACCGGATCCCGCAGGCACGCGGGCTGGGCTCGTCGTCCGCCGCGATCGTCGCCGGGGTGCTCCTGGCCCGTGCCCTGGTCACCGACGGGGAGGACCGACTGGACGAGCCTGGTGTGCTCGGGCTGGCCGCCGAGATCGAGGGCCATCCCGACAACGTGGCGCCGTGCCTGCTTGGCGGTTTCACGCTCGCCTGGTCCGAGCCGACCGGTGCCCGAGCGGTGTCGCTGGCGGTCGCCGAGGGGGTGCGGCCCACCGTTTTTGTGCCGTCCGAGCGTGGCCTCACCGCGACCGCGCGGGCCGCCCTGCCGGCCACAGTGCCGCACGCCGACGCCGCGTTCACCGCGGGGAGGGCGGCGCTTCTGGTCCACGCGCTGACCGCAGATCCGTCGCTGTTGCTGCCGGCCACCGTCGACCGACTGCACCAGGATTACCGCGCAGCCGGGATGCCTGCGACATTTGCGCTGGTCAACGAGTTGCGCGCGGCGGGTGTGGCGGCTGTGGTCAGTGGGGCGGGGCCGACCGTGCTGGCGCTGAGCGAGCCGCCAGCGGATTTCCCGCTGGGAACAGACTGGGAGTTCTGGAAGTTACCGATAGACGTCAGCGGTGCCCGGGTCGCCCGGGGTAGACTTGGACACGCCGAGCGGGACCCTGTTGCCGCAGGTCGGAAGAGTTGA
- the rho gene encoding transcription termination factor Rho, which produces MSDTTDVTSDVSNVAGDATAAAPARRRRSGTGLSAMLLPELQSLAASLGISGTARMRKGELIAAISERQGGNAAGTPRPRAEVAAAAAPAREEVRETVDRPAAEGRSTDQAPAEPATETASRGRTRRTRTAPAEGRTTGARSTEPRAAEPSAEAQTTEPRATEVRSTEGRAAEARTDEVETGERADRGENRRDRAERPERAERPDRGERADRGDRSERGDRNDRGERADRGERADRGERADRGERAERGERNERSERSDRGDRNDRGDRNDRGERSDRGERAERNDRPERADRGDRNDRGQRVERDNDDDDGEGGGRRGRRSRFRDRRRGRGERAETGGDTGGREPQVGEDDVLVPVAGIIDVLDNYAFVRTTGYLAGPNDVYVSMSQIKKYGLRRGDAITGAVRANREGGNSGDQRRDKYNPLMRLDTINGMEPEEARRRPEFYKLTPLYPQERLRLETEPHILTTRVIDLVMPIGKGQRALIQSPPKAGKTMVLQAIANAITHNNPECHLMVVLVDERPEEVTDMQRSIKGEVVAATFDRPPQDHTTVAELAIERAKRLVELGHDVVVLLDSVTRLGRSYNLAAPASGRIMSGGIDSTALYPPKRFLGAARNIENGGSLTIIATALVETGSMADTVIFEEFKGTGNAELKLDRKIADKRTFPAIDINPSGTRKEEVLLAPEELVILHKLRKVLHSLDSQAAMDLLLDKLKHTRTNIEFLMQIAKSTPGE; this is translated from the coding sequence TTGAGCGACACCACCGACGTGACGTCGGATGTTTCCAACGTCGCTGGCGATGCCACCGCTGCCGCCCCCGCCCGTCGTCGGCGCAGCGGCACCGGTCTGTCGGCGATGCTGCTGCCAGAGCTGCAGAGCTTGGCCGCGTCGCTCGGCATTTCCGGCACGGCTCGCATGCGTAAAGGTGAGCTGATCGCCGCGATCTCCGAGCGGCAGGGCGGCAACGCTGCCGGGACCCCTCGACCGCGGGCTGAGGTCGCGGCTGCGGCCGCTCCGGCCCGTGAGGAGGTGCGCGAGACAGTGGATCGCCCGGCGGCCGAGGGTCGCAGCACCGACCAGGCGCCGGCCGAGCCGGCCACCGAGACCGCGAGTCGGGGTCGTACCCGGCGGACCCGTACCGCCCCGGCTGAGGGCCGCACCACGGGGGCGCGCAGCACCGAGCCGCGCGCCGCTGAGCCCAGCGCCGAGGCGCAGACCACAGAGCCACGTGCCACCGAGGTACGCAGCACCGAGGGACGTGCCGCTGAGGCGCGTACCGACGAGGTGGAGACCGGCGAGCGGGCCGATCGCGGCGAGAACCGCCGGGACCGGGCCGAGCGTCCGGAGCGTGCCGAGCGTCCGGACCGGGGCGAGCGTGCCGACCGGGGTGACCGTTCGGAGCGGGGCGATCGCAACGATCGGGGCGAGCGTGCCGATCGGGGCGAGCGTGCCGATCGGGGCGAGCGTGCCGACCGGGGTGAGCGTGCCGAGCGCGGCGAGCGTAACGAGCGGAGCGAGCGTTCCGACCGGGGCGACCGTAACGACCGGGGCGACCGCAACGACCGGGGCGAGCGTTCCGACCGGGGCGAGCGTGCCGAGCGCAACGACCGGCCAGAGCGTGCCGACCGCGGCGACCGCAACGACCGTGGTCAGCGGGTCGAGCGGGACAACGACGATGACGACGGCGAGGGCGGCGGCCGGCGTGGCCGGCGCAGCCGTTTCCGGGACCGCCGTCGCGGTCGCGGCGAGCGCGCCGAGACCGGTGGCGACACCGGTGGTCGCGAGCCGCAGGTCGGCGAGGACGACGTCCTCGTCCCCGTGGCCGGCATCATCGACGTGCTCGACAACTACGCCTTCGTGCGGACGACCGGCTACCTCGCCGGCCCGAACGACGTGTACGTCTCGATGTCCCAGATCAAGAAGTACGGCCTGCGTCGCGGTGACGCGATCACCGGCGCGGTGCGTGCCAACCGCGAGGGTGGCAACAGCGGTGACCAGCGGCGGGACAAGTACAACCCGCTGATGCGGCTGGACACGATCAACGGGATGGAGCCGGAGGAGGCGCGGCGCCGGCCGGAGTTCTACAAGCTCACGCCGCTCTACCCGCAGGAGCGCCTGCGGCTGGAGACCGAGCCGCACATCCTCACCACACGGGTCATCGACCTGGTCATGCCGATCGGCAAGGGTCAGCGGGCACTCATCCAGTCGCCGCCGAAGGCGGGTAAGACGATGGTGCTCCAGGCGATCGCTAACGCGATCACGCACAACAACCCGGAGTGCCACCTGATGGTGGTGCTTGTGGACGAGCGGCCCGAAGAGGTCACCGACATGCAGCGGTCGATCAAGGGCGAGGTCGTCGCGGCCACGTTCGACCGTCCGCCGCAGGACCACACCACGGTGGCCGAGCTGGCGATCGAGCGGGCGAAGCGCCTGGTCGAGCTGGGGCACGACGTCGTCGTGCTGCTCGACTCGGTGACCCGGCTCGGTCGGTCGTACAACCTGGCGGCGCCGGCCAGCGGTCGGATCATGTCGGGTGGTATCGACTCCACAGCTCTCTACCCGCCGAAGCGGTTCCTCGGTGCGGCTCGCAACATCGAGAACGGTGGCTCGCTGACCATCATCGCCACTGCCCTGGTGGAGACCGGTTCCATGGCGGACACGGTCATCTTCGAGGAGTTCAAGGGCACCGGTAACGCGGAGCTGAAGCTGGACCGGAAGATCGCTGACAAGCGGACCTTCCCGGCCATCGACATCAACCCGTCCGGTACCCGTAAGGAAGAGGTCCTGCTGGCGCCGGAGGAGTTGGTGATCCTCCACAAGCTCCGCAAGGTCCTGCACTCGCTGGACTCGCAGGCGGCGATGGACCTGCTGCTCGACAAGCTCAAGCACACCCGTACCAACATCGAGTTCCTGATGCAGATCGCGAAGTCGACGCCGGGGGAGTGA